aagttcagtggacatgagtgtaatttaccctttaattgtagcataaacttttttttaatatacattttccaaatatatatatatatatatatatatatatatatatatatcaaaattaaaaaaaaccacAAATTGCCCCTAAAGAATTGAAATTCTTGGAAGcaaaagcaaaagcaaaaaGTATTAAGTTTCTAATTTAGAAATTACATTACTTTAACAAATATTGTCCCCTCCAAAATTGGCAAAgttccaatttttttatttgaacaataattacataattaatataatttaatatggGAGTCAAATAAGGCATGCACGTGCATGGAACAAGCATAGAAACCGtccttataatatattaaataaataaatactgtaGCCTTAGCTATATTTGAAAAGCCCAAGTTGGACACCAACATTTAACAGTTGCCCCATCCTTTACTCCAAAGgtcaaaattaaataattataatcaaaCAATATTTTATAATGGGAGTTCAACCAcaatatcttatattaattaattatcatacttaaaaaaataacataaaatgtttttcaaaaaaaaaataacataaaacgttaaattatatatataagagattaGATAATGAATGTTTGTTATTTGTAGGGAAAAGATAATAAAGTTGCGGATTCTTAAGGATATGGTAAAAAAATGTTAGGTACTAATTGGATAAATAAAGTTCTCGAAAATTAATTGGAAATTGGTCggagattaatcggatttgtatgtttttatttgttaatagaTAAATcgttatataaatattaattataatattttttttttatataaaatgctTCTATAttcattagatgaaaaaagTCCAAATACAATCAGAAAGacataaggaataaaaccttacaaaatccacAAAGGGACAAAGACGACTACAAAGAGTAAGaaaaaaccataaaaggtatatttaattatattatctaaaaataagtgagctgctatttaccgcaatattttttccacctaccgcacttttttgacaattttgcccttctcataatttaaactcaaaaaatcaAAACTCTTAAATCCTCTCTAactttttggattttcaaaaaacccgacctaaaacgacatgccGCCAAAGGCATGAGAGGGTAAAGGCTTCATGAATGCTCCCGtaaggttttttttaaaaaaattactccgaaatcacgggttccgcctccgaaaCGGAGGCGGAATCCGTAtgaatttagcctaaacggacgggacgtgccgtttccaccacgggtggaaTGGACGAACTGCCCgttccacccgtggtggaaTTGGCACgcgccgttcgttccaccgtacggtggaacgaatgGCGCTCCcattccaccgtacggtggaacggtgCGCGCtgtccgtttaggccaaatccattttaaaaaaaaattaaaaagagagaaaaaaagttttggtttttgagaaaaaattatgaaaagggcataaatgtcaaaaagagtgcggtaggtggaaaaaatataaaatgatttaatataaatatacattTTCAAAAACGTGTAAACATGATATTTCAAGAACAATATCAGCGGttcacccaaaaaaaaaaaaaagaacaatatcatcatttttttcaaaaaaaaacaaaaatatcatTCAACAACTCAAACAAATATAATACAttcctccgtttcatattacatgtcgttttagagagttgtatagaaattaatgaTATTAGAGAAAAGACATTGTTGCcgcttatttattgattccactatttatttattctataataagtccattattctaattaattttcacgttttatagcaggaaaaatgatgatttaccgtactgatcatataaaatgacatgtataatgaaacaaaaaaagtctctaaaaagacatgtaatatgaaacggaggtagtAATATTCACAAGTAATATAATTCACCAAAAGCTACGAAACTATGTCTTGAAAGTTCTAaaccaaaatatttaaaaaataataaacacaattcacGAATAATCATGCGACAATATGCACAAGTGAATtatgataaagaaaaaaataaacggTTTTGTTCAGTTCATCATCTCTTGCGCTTAGGATGCCTAAGTGAAGCACAAGTGGCTAAAAATCGTTTAAAAGgccaaaaaaattcaattaagaTTAATCAGAAAAAATCCGAACGATTTTTTTGATTTCGAGTTTCTAGACGAGACCTAAATCTTCCAGGCTGACTTGTTTTTTTAACATTGCCTTTCAAGAttgtaattttctttattttttccatGTGCTTTTATTGCTATCTTTGAAAgtgatattgtttttttttttttagtgtaTGTTGATTAGTATTTTTAGGTTGTTTTAACCTGTTCAAGAAAATAAACAGTCAAGATCTATTATATAATTCTACATCGGATATGTTTATAGATATATGTATAGTTCTATTGATTAGAatgtcaatatatatatatatacatcttAATTGGAGGTGTGAATTTTTAGTTATCATaatatgattttaaaaaaaaattaaatgactcaataaatattatttatatcaaAATGAGTTATCGTATTATAATCATATttgtatttataaatatttcaCATGATAATCAAATTAAGATGATTATCTCTGTAAATTGTATTATCGTGTAAGAAATTGATAACTGTATGACAACACAGTTGATATGATTATTATTTTCGTTACATTCATCATATATTACATATAGTCCCATAAATATAAGATATAGTGATAGATACAAAGGGGATTGGCAGGAGCTCGAGCATTCACTAGTTACTGAAAAATACTGGAAACTTTATAAAACTATGtacgatttttaatttttctacaAAAACATCAAAAAAATATCAATCGCATACTGATAGATCACTAGAAAGCACACCATGTTAATGAATTCTAGATTTATCCCAGAATATAATATAGATAACACATCATACGAATATATAAGGGTTGTCAATTTCTAACAGAAACAATCTTTTGACACAATTATCATTTTCGTTGCATAGTAATGTGAAATGTATAGATTTAGCTAATACATTGAAGCACCCTAGATTTGACCTAAAGAACTGATTTGCCACTGAACTTGATTAAATGGATATGCTTATAATCCTCCTAAGTCCACGTAGTAGAACGAGAGAGAAGTTGGttaaattgaaatgtatataacTTTAAGTTCAGATAatccaagaattaaatttgtttacaaccaattttaccataaaaccatgttttttattttccaaaatcacaattCCTTTCACTTTAATTCACTCTAAAAACCTTCATTTTCTCTAttataaccaaacaacacctaaataacctcaaaataaaaagttgaagaattaaaattgcttataatattataaattcttaaaattttctaCTTTCAAATTGGTAACGATCATTTTGAGACGTTAATTAAAGTTTAGCAGTCATAATATaagaaaatgtaaagttcagtgactttCATTTTACGTCTTGAAGTTTAATAACCATAATATTAGTTAAGGTAAAGTTCAACAGCTATCAATGGAATTTAACCCATAACCTAAGGGTGGAAGATACTAAAGTAAGTGTACTACTGTGGACCAGGCCTCGTATAGGTCTCTCTACATCAGTAGTTGGATTAACGTAACATTATTTAAATGGTCGGAACCGATCCGCCCATTATAGAAATTTTCAACCTTTTAGAGCATATAGTATAATTAATAAGAGCAACATAAATGGTTAAATATGTTAAATAAGAAAGAATTAATGAATAAAGAaatggaaaaaaagaaaagaaaacacaaCTTGACCTTTTGGTTGCTTGTTGTCCAATTCAAAAATCAAGGAAAGAAGATCCGGAAGATTCTCAAGCAAATCTCCCTGATTTTGCTTTCCATACTGTCCAGATTTCCTACACGACTCCAAATGCCTAATTCCCCCTTTTATATCTCTCTTCTTCACATTTCATTCATCGCCATGGCTTCTCATCAAGATCACTTTTTCCATGTTCTTGCTGTTGATGACAGTCTCATTGACAGAAAATTGATTGAAAGACTCCTCAAAACCTCTTCTTATCACGGTAATTTTAAGAAAATCCATTCTATTTCTTGTTTTTGATTTAGTTTCTCGGTTTTCGTTAGTCTGTGTTGCACGGAAATTCCTCTTTCATTGCATTTTATGTGACCAGGGGTGTCACAGCACCTCTGGCACGGAAACCATTCTTTAAAGGGGTGGTTCGGGGTCTCTTTACCGGAAAAAAATTGGGCTGCAatttatgttgcacggaaattCTTCTTTAATAGGACTTCTTGTGTTGGTGTGGGGAGAGAAGGTGGTGGTCAGAGGTGTCAGAGCGTCTCTGGCTGCAGGAACCATTCTTTAGAGGGGCGGTTCAGGTTTTCCCTATGGAAAAAAATGAGACTGcaatctatgttgcacggaaattTTTCTTTAATAGTGTTTTGTGCGCTATCAATGGAGGGAGGAGGTGGCCAGGGGTGTCAAACACCTCTGGCGGCTGGAAATCACTTTTTAGAGGAGTGGTTCAGACTCTCCATATCGGTAAAGATGGGAGTGCAATTTATGCTGCACGGAAATTTTTCTATAACAGTGTTTCGTGTGGTGGGGGTGGAGGGAGGAGTTATAGTTAGAGGTGTCAGATCATCTCTTATTACTGAAAACCACTTTTCAAATGGAGATGTCTATTTCGAGTTTCCTATTAAAATCGTGTTATTTCATGTATatgttttatatggttatacaTGCTATCAATgatacaaaaataatttttgtatcaattgtgtCAGTCTCCGTCGGATTGTATAGTAAATCGTGTTTTCTTGTCAAAAATTAACACCCCTTACCATAAAATGGGGCTACACATTTTTAAGTCTAAAAGGACATTACTTTGGCCTACAGAGAAATATAAGACTAAAGGTGGTCCCCACGCCGAGATggcagtttttttttaataatcctTGCGGATTGGAATTAGATTTTGCATCCGGAGAGCTAGCTCTGCCACTAATTTCGTATCCGTTttcgatttttatttttatttctatttgaaggttatgttttagaaataaaattttcgggtttcaatttttctttcgGTTTCTGTGCaaacataaatttaatatttttctgTATGTTTACAGTTACTGCTGTTGATTCTGGAAGTAAGGCTTTGGAAATCTTGGGTttaaatgaagaagatgaagaagaagaggagcaAAAAGATTCAAATGTTGTTACTTCTTTAAATCAGGAAGAAATTGAGAATAATAATCAAATTCAGGATGAAAATGAgaataacaataataatcaGGATGTTCAAGTAAATTTGATAATTACTGATTATTGTATGCCAGGAATGACAGGCTATGATCTTCTCAGAAAGattaaggtaattaattaatcattttaattattatttaattaattatttagttaTACTTTAACAGattaattagaaaaatataaatctgatttaattaattatgtgcAGGAATCTAAATCTCTCAAGGATATACCAGTTGTTATAATGTCTTCAGAAAATGTTCCATCAAGAATTAATAGGTGAGGGAAAATcagttaattattttatattttatttaagggTAAAGTACAAAATATCCTCTGTtattttcacgttttgtcaaaCAATTAATTGtggaatattttttttcaaacggGACGGATGTTTTTGTTTTgctaaaaacaataatattttaatttgatattaTAAAAATGATCATTAACGacattaaaatgaaaaatttcaagaattaaagttgtttaaaaaaacatttactatggaaccaacttttttattttccaaaatcatcatcTTTCCTCATCAAACAACACGTACATGACCTCAAAAATTTAAAGTTcgagaattaaaattgcttagaatatcataTAAGTCTTTGAATTTTCTATTTAAGGTCGCAAacgctcattttaattttgaggtccttATTTTTTAGGAAAGCGAAAAAACCTAAGTAGTTTcctggttgcaaaaaaaaaaaaaaaatagtccaATGGCGAAAACAGGATCGATCGGTATGCCTaaattattatgttttttttttttttttgctaaatcaaaCTTGGTCAATTTTGTTTAGTATAATATGTTATCATACGAGTGatctataattaatttttacgtACCACTctaaaatttctcaaaattaagcgaGATTTAAAATTAAGTTGTTTTCAACAAACttgaaaaaatttaattatcacctatcatatattaatcaagttgGGTTTTGAATCAATTTTTACATATCATTATAAAACTTcttaaaattaagctagatttggaCTATAGAAGTGAAATTGAATAgttttaaacaaacttagaaAAATTTATCGCCTATCATGTATTAATCAAGTtggtttttgtaattaaatacaaaactTATGAGTTAATTAACCACCATGAAACACTATTTGTCTGAAACAAGGCTGCAGCCATTTATATCAACGGCCTGGGCGCCAAAACCATCCATAGTAGGGGTTGTTTCGGTGGTCCGGAGGCCTGCCTCAGCTcccatttgaaaaaaaaaatcacatatatctgtttgacaaaacatgaAAGCACACGGGCTTTTTGGACTTTACCCTTTAActattttagattttatttaatttcataaatttggagtttttttatttttattaattcagAGTATTGATaaatttttgggttttattaAATTCATCAGATGTTTGGAAGAAGGAGCAGAGGAATTTTTTCTAAAACCAGTTCAATTATCAGATGTGAACAAGCTTAAACCTCATTTAATGAGAGGAAGAAGATTCAATGATGAAAATGAATCAAATAATAAGAGAAAAGTAACAGAAGAAATTCATTCACCGGAGAGAATAAGAACAAGATATAACGGATTACAAgttatttgattaattttaaaattaaataatattttttaattacaacaTAATCAGTGACGGAGCCGGTATTCAAAATTTAAGGATGTACGTATTGTATCTTCGGATTCTTTTCTCGGGTGGAATACTATCTCGAACCATTGCTTTTAGGATGAGTTTCGGTGATCGGGAGTGCAACGGATCCGTAATACGACATAGATGAATAGAAAGTTATCaagacatgattttttttaatttaatcttaTTTCCTTTTTTGGTTAATCTCAATAGAAATTGAGAATCACATGTAATTTAATCTTATTACTAATTTTAGAATTGGATTAGACCCTTTTTgtaaatttattgaaataaaaagaattacCATAAATTCCGACGGTAGAGTAATGTTATTAGAATCGGACCGAATATTAAATCAGATTTATAATTAGGTTATGGATTATTTGATTGAACCAAATCATTCGGATTGGTCGAATCGgatgacataataaataaataaataaacaatatatatatatataattaattaattaaaaatcatttttataaattatatatgtaaaaaaattataaacaaataaaatttaagaataTAAATAATCTCAGAAACAACAACTCTATCTTTACTTTTCATTATTCATTAAGATGATAAACAATTAGCATCAGTCAAATTCCAATACATTTTTTCATGGacactatttaaaaaataatttgtttaaagtgttGCAATAGACATAATTTTCGTTTAAATCGTTTTAGATTTTAAttgttttaggttttatttttattttttaatgatttaCAAAAATCGGGATCATCTCGGTTTCCTATTAGACTGCTAGGTCTTATAGGTTGATCCTGATCATTGAAAATTtataaatctataaaaataaaGACCGAAGACTTTATTGGTTCTGAAGACTCTATTGGTTTGATTGGTCCAGTCGGAATCTTACAAATAGAGATTGAGTTATACCTAATTGACACTCcaaaagaaaatttaaaaataaataaaaatagccATGCTtcctaaataataattaattgattaggTTTTTTCTTTGGCAAATTGATTGGGTTTTAGTTTAAGACTAGTTAaggaaaaaaattgaaattcctttaaatttcacaaaatggagCTAAGTCCATTATTGACTTCACATCTtaataattgatatttttgtGTCCACAAAGGTTGATGCGATTGGTAACGAGTTGAATCTCTGTTTGTCATGTTTGAAGTTTGATTTTCCATTTTGTCAAAATTTAACCTTTATTGACAGATAATCTGTAAATTCAATTCCACTTTAAATCTCTTTGAGGTATGTGGTTTGCACGGACATTAGAAGTATGTAGgtctacccttacctaaacattttctttacataaaaaaattgatattttgcACATTATGAATTTCAAACGTAAATTTCAATATTTATAATGACCAAAGTTGCAAAAGGAGGTTTAAAATAAGAGGTTTTTACCCCTTTTAGatatttgactagtcaaaattTATAGTGGAGTTTGGTGAGAAAAAAAGAATGGATCGTAAAGTAGAGTTTAGGGTTAATTTGgatagaaaagaaagaaattggATAGTTAAGTGCTTCAATACCCATCATACACACAAACTAGCAGTATCTAGTGAAAAACTTTTTCTAAAATTTCACAGAAAAATAAGTGATTCTACTAAGGAGCAAGCATTGTCAATGAAGAGAGCTTAAATTAATACATTTCAATGTTATAATTACTTGGTAGAAGTTAACGATGGTTGGTAAAATGTAGCATTTCTGAAAAGTGACCTCTACAAAGCAATTGTAAAAAATAATTCAACTTTGGATGATTCCGACAAAAACAGAATGATGTGTTTACTTTAAATCGAAGGAGCAGACGATAAGTTTTACTACAAGTATGAGGTAGACGATGATAGAATACCAAGAAATTTATTCTAATCTGAAGGTAGTTGCCAAGTTGATTACAAATTGTTTGGTGATTGTTTAtctttaaatgttatttacaaaACTAACAGGTATGTTTGTATAATCCCTACAATAAATCTAATaagttttttattcaatttgtttttttatccaattaATAGTTGAaatgtggaaaaaaaaattgaattcatATCACCAAACCTGAGCCACTACACACgcgatttctgaaaccaaagcaTCTCTTCATGCCGAAGGACCGCATTCAGGTCACGGAGCAAGACATGTTCCAGATGTAGCAGGCCCCTAGTAACCCAAGTAGCAATACTATATTGCACTCCCTCTAATCTGCGAAAAAATCTCTTTTTTCGACATTGAATGTTACCAAAAACCCGTTTATTCTAACAACTCAACTATGGACTAAGCGCATTTAAGCCATTCGATAAAGAAGCCGACCCGTCCCAAACCAAATTGACAAACTGTTCAAAATCAGCATAATGAAGCCAATTAGCTTCAAACGGAAGGGTTTCTAAAAAACAACGGGGGAATGAAGCTTTAAGTCCAACAAAATAGGCACATGATCCGACTGATTATGAGGCAGGTGTCGAAGAGTCATTTCAGGGAAGAGGAGCCTAAATTATAAGTTACAAAGAGCATGATCGAGATGGACCGCCACCCGGGTTCAGACAGTACATCCACAAAACCAAGTGACTTCAGGCCTAAGAACTCCAAATCAATTAACTACATATAATTGATCCACTGCGCAAACAAAGAACTCCCCATGCTGCTCCATTTTCTCATCCAAGCTCTTAATGCAATTAAAATCACCAATCATAAACCAAGGACAATCAACACTCGATTGGATGGCAAGCATGTCAGCTATAAAATCACGTTTGAAAATTAACTGAGGACAAACATAAACAAACATAGCTCGGAAAGAAACCCATCTCGCCTCCCCCGACTTCAAAGTCATTAAGGTATGCAGATACTACTTATCCCAGGAAAGGACATTGATAGCAACAATGGAAGAATTCCAGAACACCCATATGCCTCCAGTGAAGCCCTCAGTATCAACAAACTCAACATTAGAAAACTTTAGTTTTTAGCGAAGATTCTTGGCTCTTATATAGGGAAGACGggtctcaagaaggacaaagACCTCAGGCTTTTAAACAGATAATAAATGACAAATAGCCTGGTGAAACTCATTACCACCGGCTCCAAAGCAATTCCAAGACAAGATCATAGAGAGATGAGCAAAACAAACACGAACCATGAGGCAAAATCAGACTATGAGCCCGAGAAACTGATTCTGGGTCGGTTTCTTTTACTTCTGCCCGATTATTCTTCAAGGCGTAGActattctctttccctttcctaTCCGATTCCATATCCATGGACAAGTCCTAGAGTAGACTACCGAAAGAGTTTGACAAAACAAATAGACGACCGCCGATAGGACCAAACAGACTCGGTCCATTACGACATGACCCTCCAGAAACTCCCAACCCGAATGCAAAACCAGTCGCGATTTCATAAACCAAACCAGGCGTAGTAGCATGTGGAGAACTCGAGGAACCAATGGTCATAAGGACGAGGGACTTTGAAGGAGGCTGAGGTGTTGGATCAATCGCATTTTTCCTCGGCTCTAACTTCTTACTTTGTGGAGTATATTTCCGCTTCGGCACACACATCCACTCTCCATAAGGCTCACTATTCCTGAGCACCGGTGAGCGGTCTCTATGAGATTGTTGAACATGCTTCTAGACACTACTACCCGGGGCTGGGTGTTCTAAGGAAAAATGTGGATCAACAACATTCATTGGTAAAATGGTA
The window above is part of the Euphorbia lathyris chromosome 3, ddEupLath1.1, whole genome shotgun sequence genome. Proteins encoded here:
- the LOC136223656 gene encoding two-component response regulator ORR9-like, translated to MPNSPFYISLLHISFIAMASHQDHFFHVLAVDDSLIDRKLIERLLKTSSYHVTAVDSGSKALEILGLNEEDEEEEEQKDSNVVTSLNQEEIENNNQIQDENENNNNNQDVQVNLIITDYCMPGMTGYDLLRKIKESKSLKDIPVVIMSSENVPSRINRCLEEGAEEFFLKPVQLSDVNKLKPHLMRGRRFNDENESNNKRKVTEEIHSPERIRTRYNGLQVI